In Candidatus Kryptoniota bacterium, the sequence CACCGGCGGGTGGCCGCCTCCTCCGAACCTCGATTACGGAAACTATTCGGTCCTCGATACAGTCTCCTGGGGAGATTCGGCTTCTGTGTCTGTTCTCGGTCCTGTCGAACAGTGGTACGCACCCGGAATCAGATTTCTCCGAAAGGCAACAGTCTACAAAGGAACAAGCAGGGTCAGGATGGACCAGACGATGATCAACCAGGGCCCGACGGACGCATCATGGAGCATGTGGAGCATAACACAATCGATAGTTAGTCATCCAGGGCGAACAGACTACGGGAATTACTGGGCATACTTTCCGATCAACCCGAACAGTGTTTACGGGCCCACAGGTGTGAGTCCGCAAGGCGGCAATAGTCAGGCGTGGAAAGGGGAGGTGGCACCGGGAATCTACGGTGTCCAGTTCGCTACTCTCGGGGCGAAAATTTACGCCGACCCGGATAAGGGCTGGATCGCTTACTCGGATGTCTCCGACACTGTCACGTTCATCAGGACCTTCGACGTTTACGACACGGCCCAATATCCCGATAGCGGTGCGCGCGTGTCAGTATATGTAAGCGGGAGTGCTCCTCCGATATACATGGAAATCGAAGTGAAGGGCCCGATCGTGGATCTTCCGGCGTCAGGCGGACAGTATACTTTTACAGAGAATTGGTGGGCGGCGAAAATGAGAGGGCCAGTTCTCTGCGTCGATTCCGTCGGTGCAATTGCCGATAGCTTGACGTACAACCCGAATTCTCATTTGTTGTCCGGCGATTTCGGCGTGTTCTATGCTGGCACAGTGAAAGCGGTATTCCTCGATTCCGGTGGCGGCATCGTATCTGGTGGAGAAACTCACCAGATTACCCCGCTCGAAGAGTTTCAGCTGAATGAATTTGTTACAATCCCCGATAGCGCGAAAACGGTTCAACTGGTGATGCTGAATAAAGGCGGCGATACCGTCGGCATACTTGAGAGCGAGGAGATTCGATCGATTACTACCTCTGTAAAAAAGGGGATTTCCGATCTTGCAGCTTCATTCGAGCTGTCTCCCAACTATCCGAACCCGTTCAACGGTGGAACGGTAATTAAATTTCACAATTCGAAAACCGCCGGCGGCTCGCTGAAGATATTCGATATTCTTGGCCGCGAAATCGCGACACTTGCTTCCGGGAAGATAGACGCCGGTTACCACACGTATGTCTGGAACCCTGAAAACCTACCGAGCGGAATCTATTTCGCCAGGATGCAAGTTGAAGGAAAGACCCTGATCCAGAAAATGGCTTATCTGAGATGACCGGCGGATCTTTGCTGCGAATATTATCATTTGGTGATAAGACTTTAACAGCACCTACGCTTTATTCTTTCGTAGACGTACGAAAGGAGAATTGAAAATGATCGAGCTTGATTTTGATGGAGTGAGAAATTCAAACGGAAATCAGAGAGACAACATTCTCAGGGACGCGATCGATGCTTCCTTCAGGTCATGCGGCAGGATAGACGAATTCTTCATAATAAGTTATCTGATAGGGAGGATCGTACCCGATGGCGCTTGCGACAAACGTGCGCGGCTGTCCGTCACCGGTAGCCTGCGCGATCAGTCTGGTTTTCGGTGCGATCCGGGATCGAATAATTGATTCGGTGTCAATGTTGGCCGGATGTTGATTGCATTGAGAATGAGAAGTCGCAAGAATAAAAAGATCACGATCAATTTGTTCATGGAATTCTCTGGTGCGCAATTATTGTACGCGTAAGACGGCATGACCGCGCGGACTGATCTCAACGCGAGCCGGACAAAGACTGCCCGGCAAATTGAAATGCTTGCGCTCGTGGAGAAGAACCCCGGCACAAATTCGGTGGCCGACCTCTGCGATTTGTTCCATGTTGAAGTGGCCACTCTCAACCGTGATTTGCGTGAATTACGCGAGATGGGGTTCGATATCCACAGCATCAAGGGTAAATTGATTCTCCTGAATGATCTCGTTGAGAAAGACTATCGGGTCCTCCTCGCATCTTACCTCGGTTCTGTCGGTGGGATAATCAGTTTCCCGAAAAACATTTCGTTGACCGTGAAACAATTAAAGGGAAAGACTCTCGGCATTTTCACATCTCTCGTCGCGGCAATCGGGTCGAGTGAGAAAATTGAAATTAGTTATGTCAGGCATCAGGATTCGCAATTGATGAAATATACTCTTGAACCGTACGACATCATTCCCGGCAACCGCGATTGGAGGCTGATAGCGATGTCGAACGGAATCTTCAAGCAGTTCATTGTCGGAGGCATCACGTCGATCACGCAAACGGGCGAGACATTTAAGCGCTCGCCTGAATATTCGGCAAACGATTACTACGCCGGGAGTTTCGGCTTCTTCAGCGGGAAAAATGTCTTCGAAGTGGTTCTCGAGTTTGACAAGAGAGTTTCAAGGATCATCAGCAGCCGAACATGGAGCGAGGACCAGGAAATCACGCCGCACAAGAACGGCGGGGTAACACTCAAAATGAAAGTGAACTCAATCGAGGAAGTGGGGAGCTGGGTGTTGTCCTGGGGCGGCGACGTAATAGTAGTGAAGCCGAAAGAGCTTAAGAAATACGTCACGGATAAGGCGGCGGGCATCCTGGCGCGAAACAAAAGACGATAATAACCCGCACGCCGGTTCGGCTGGGTCTATCTCCCCGAGTACACTGCAGCACATTTATTATCATTCAATGATACGATTTCTCCATCGGTGAGATACTATATATCTACCGTAAAATGGAGAATGTCATGGAGAACTATCTGGACGCAGTACAGAACGTAGTGATGATCGGGGAAGGAGAATACAGGGTAACATTCCGGGCAAGCAATAAAACAGAAAGCATATCAGGCCGCGTGAGCGAAGAACAAGAGCCATACTCTGTTTACTCTATGATCGCAAGATGTGAAAATGCGGACTACAGATTCATAGCGGAAGGCGACTTGGGGGAATGCGTAAGCATTTACGATGATCATAGATCTGCTGAGACCGTAGAGAAAAACGACATGGACAAATGGCAAATCGGCGATCTCGCAAACGGGATATTGGTTTCTCTCGTGGATAGGGAAATGCTCACTCCATATCCTATCGAAGACGATTAATGCAGTCGTAATTCTTCGTTAGCGATCGTCAGGGCTTATCGGTGGGAACCATTTACTTACGGCTCCTCGTTTAATTCTTTTGGTCGCAGCGTGCACCAGAATTCATAAAGGCCACTTTGTCATTTGGTCGCTTGAATTTTCTTGGGGACGCTGGCCGGTCAGAGGAGAGTGTCTGGATTAAATATGCTATATTCTTGGGAGCGTTAAGCTATTTTCACAGAGGATTCTATTTCATTTCCATCCGCCTTTTAATGGTCAAATAATAAAATGGGAGGTCACATGATCGAGAGATCCAATTATTTATTGATTTTGCGGAATTGGTTTGGAAAAAAGGTTTTCACCACCACTGTCGTGGCGGTCGTTTTGTTTCTGCTTTTGATTGCTGGATCACGCCCTGTCCTGTCTCAGTGTTTGGAAGTCTATGGAATGAGGAGCGGGCTTCCGGGATTAAATGTCCAGGCGATCGCGTTTGACGCCCAGGGAAACGCGTGGGCGGGTACTGAAAATGGGTTGGCTGAATATCAGGGGAAGAAAGGATGGGTTGCGCATAAGGACTCTCTCCTTCGCAACAATCAGATTTTCTCTCTGGCAATCGACAACATGGGACAGAAATGGATTGGGACAGAAAAGACCGGCCTGCTGATGTATGATGGAAGACAGTGGACAAAGTACGACAAGGATAACTCACCCATTCCGGACAACACGGTGTATCGAGTTGTAATAGATTCGAGAGGTACGAAGTGGGTCGGAACCTATAAAGGGTTGGCGGAATTTGACGGAAAGAATTGGACGATCTACCTTAAAGACACCACCATCACCGCGATCTTCATAGACAGGTCAGACAACATGTGGATCGGTACCTATAGAGAGGGACTGAGAAGACTCGCTAAAGGTGCAAGGACATCGGAACCCCAGAGTTCAAAGCTAAAGGGCGAAAATATCTGGGCGGTGGCGGCCGCAGGAAACACCGGTTTCACATGGGCTGGCAGCAGCAGTCCTGGTGATCTTTCGAACTTCGACGGCGTGAACTGGACTAATGTACCAGCTTACTCCGCTACTCTCGCTTCATTCACCACTGGGCTCGACAACGTCACGTCGATCGCTGTCGACACATTTGGGAACCTGTGGGTCGGGACGTACGGCCGGGGACTTGTCGAGTATGATGGTTCGAACTGGTGGACTTACACGAGGGACACTCCGATAATCAGACTTCCGAACAACACGATTCAGACAATTGCCGTGGACAAAGACGGCAACAAATGGGTCGGGACACATGGCGGAGTGGTGTTCATTCCGAAGTGCATGAAGTAAACATACCTGGAAGTGCCCATCGAGCATTCGGCTCGATATAGTTATAAAACTTATGTCCGGAACAAAAGAGGAGCGATATTTGTCGCTCCTCTTTCATGAACGCCGCTAGGGAACCAAGCTGAGGCGGTCCCGGAATGAATGTCAGTAATGAATCGTCAGTGTAAACGGGCCGCTGTAGTTTCCCGCGGGCTGGCCGCTTGGAATTGCCGCCAGCGATCCGCCAAGCCAGAAGTAATAATTCCCCGCGCTTCCTGTCGTTCCGCCCAGCGTGACTGTACTGCCGTTCGCTACGGATGTAGAACTCGAACGGGATGCCGATGATTGTGCCCCATAAAGGCTCGGAGTGTATGTCAAATTGTTGCCGCCCGATGACAGGCTTGCGCTTGCAGGATATGTTACAGTCACTGAGCTTCCGCCGTTTCCGGTGGCCGTAATCGAAACGGCGCTTGAGCTCGTCTGTGCATTTATGGCCGCGGGAGTTGTGCCTGCTACAACCGTGCCGAAGGTAAGCGGTCCGCTCGAAGCAAGGGTCAAACTCTGGATCACGGTACACGTCACGGTGATAGTTGCTGTTCGATTGGGAGTTCCGCCCGCGTTGTAGGAAGCCCGCACCACGAAATTTCCAGTATACGTTCCTGAAGGGACGGTCCCCGACAAATTTATCGAGCCGTAAATGTAGATGTAGGCATAATAGTTTGCACCGGTTCTATAGCTGAGTACGAAGTTAGCGGCTGTGGATGTGAAAGCGGTCGCAGCGCCGGGATTGTCCGCAGTATTGTTGTATGCCGCCGCCCACGTGTAAGTGACGCTGTTCGCGCCGCTCGTAAGCGTCGCCGGGGGCACGAGCGTGACATAGACCCGCCTCTTGGTGCCGCGTATTGTCACCTTGCCTTCGGAAGCATTTGCAAGCGCGACGGAATAAATGCCTCCTCCAGAGACGACTGTACCGAACGCCAGGTTGCTATTTGCGGTTACGGTTGGTTGGGCCGGCGTTGTTAAGCTGGTCGATAGTACCATCAACGAAGAAATGACAGCGATCGCCGCGAATGACCTGTAGACTGAACGTTTCTTGTTCATCTCGCAATATTCTTTGACCGACCGATGTTTCCGTGCCACGTCTCAACTCGACGAATGGTGCAGCATTATGGACGCGAACCACATCGCTAACCGAGTCGATGGAAACTTATAATGCGCTTGATCGAAAATCAACTTTTCGGTGTAGCCGGTGTCAAAGACCTGTTTTTTCCTTCTTAAGATCGCCGGGGGCGCTGACCGCGGTGAGCCCTTACAACTCCGGTGAAATCGAGGCGGCGAACCGCTTCACACTCATGATGGTGGGAATTTCCGGCGCAAGCTATAAATTATGACACTAGCAGATATCGCGGGGGATGATTTTGCGTTCCGACTATTGGTCACCACATGGAGTCGTGCAATGATGGAAACTTCAACGGGCTCAAGACATTTTGTCCTCATCTTGAGGGGACTGCGTAAGATGGAGAAAAGAAAAATGCGTTGCCGCAGGGATCCAATTTCTTTTTTGGCCAGATTAGTCCAGGGCGGATGCTATGCGCTGGTATTCATGATCTGTATCAGCGGATGTACACGATCCGGTAGACCGGATCTCCGCGTTACCGATGTCTTCAAATCCGATTCGCTATTTGGTCTGGTCGTGAATAATCTCAGCGAGAAAAGGATCGTGATGCTGGGAGATAATGAGCATGGAAACGGTTATTACATGAGGTTAGTAACCGCTGTACTTAATTGCTGGGTCGATGATTTGGAGATGGAACAGCGTCAGCAACGAAGGGAAATCGACTGGCATAATTTACATCCCGGGCATAGCTTACCCACGAAGCTCTTTCTCTTCGTGGAGCAGTTCACACACCTCAATGCGTTAGAATCAAATAGAATCGCAGCTTGAGAGGGGTATTATTGGGGACTTCCGGGAATAAATTGCACAAAGAACTTGCACAAATTCCTTACACAAATCCTTTCTATCTTTATCTATGTGTGGTTAGGTTCGAGTCCTGCCCGAGGAGCAACCGGGCTAAATGTCTTAACTGATCCGTACGACCCAGCTAACAAATTGCACATGGTCAGTTTCTGCCAAGCCTCCTTCCGCGTCTTCGAACAGCATCTCAGTTTCCTTACCTATTTCCTTCCGG encodes:
- a CDS encoding DUF4402 domain-containing protein, translating into MNKKRSVYRSFAAIAVISSLMVLSTSLTTPAQPTVTANSNLAFGTVVSGGGIYSVALANASEGKVTIRGTKRRVYVTLVPPATLTSGANSVTYTWAAAYNNTADNPGAATAFTSTAANFVLSYRTGANYYAYIYIYGSINLSGTVPSGTYTGNFVVRASYNAGGTPNRTATITVTCTVIQSLTLASSGPLTFGTVVAGTTPAAINAQTSSSAVSITATGNGGSSVTVTYPASASLSSGGNNLTYTPSLYGAQSSASRSSSTSVANGSTVTLGGTTGSAGNYYFWLGGSLAAIPSGQPAGNYSGPFTLTIHY
- a CDS encoding WYL domain-containing transcriptional regulator — translated: MTARTDLNASRTKTARQIEMLALVEKNPGTNSVADLCDLFHVEVATLNRDLRELREMGFDIHSIKGKLILLNDLVEKDYRVLLASYLGSVGGIISFPKNISLTVKQLKGKTLGIFTSLVAAIGSSEKIEISYVRHQDSQLMKYTLEPYDIIPGNRDWRLIAMSNGIFKQFIVGGITSITQTGETFKRSPEYSANDYYAGSFGFFSGKNVFEVVLEFDKRVSRIISSRTWSEDQEITPHKNGGVTLKMKVNSIEEVGSWVLSWGGDVIVVKPKELKKYVTDKAAGILARNKRR
- a CDS encoding two-component regulator propeller domain-containing protein, which codes for MIERSNYLLILRNWFGKKVFTTTVVAVVLFLLLIAGSRPVLSQCLEVYGMRSGLPGLNVQAIAFDAQGNAWAGTENGLAEYQGKKGWVAHKDSLLRNNQIFSLAIDNMGQKWIGTEKTGLLMYDGRQWTKYDKDNSPIPDNTVYRVVIDSRGTKWVGTYKGLAEFDGKNWTIYLKDTTITAIFIDRSDNMWIGTYREGLRRLAKGARTSEPQSSKLKGENIWAVAAAGNTGFTWAGSSSPGDLSNFDGVNWTNVPAYSATLASFTTGLDNVTSIAVDTFGNLWVGTYGRGLVEYDGSNWWTYTRDTPIIRLPNNTIQTIAVDKDGNKWVGTHGGVVFIPKCMK
- a CDS encoding T9SS type A sorting domain-containing protein; its protein translation is MRTTILIYFCLLGRIVHAQSSAVSVAGDSNYKSWGWNAIVLNNGLITHATVPAIGGRVMQYDLGELPSVFINSSEVGNVYSPKLDGQWHNFGGYKTWPAPQSAWNTGGWPPPPNLDYGNYSVLDTVSWGDSASVSVLGPVEQWYAPGIRFLRKATVYKGTSRVRMDQTMINQGPTDASWSMWSITQSIVSHPGRTDYGNYWAYFPINPNSVYGPTGVSPQGGNSQAWKGEVAPGIYGVQFATLGAKIYADPDKGWIAYSDVSDTVTFIRTFDVYDTAQYPDSGARVSVYVSGSAPPIYMEIEVKGPIVDLPASGGQYTFTENWWAAKMRGPVLCVDSVGAIADSLTYNPNSHLLSGDFGVFYAGTVKAVFLDSGGGIVSGGETHQITPLEEFQLNEFVTIPDSAKTVQLVMLNKGGDTVGILESEEIRSITTSVKKGISDLAASFELSPNYPNPFNGGTVIKFHNSKTAGGSLKIFDILGREIATLASGKIDAGYHTYVWNPENLPSGIYFARMQVEGKTLIQKMAYLR